One genomic window of Quercus robur chromosome 6, dhQueRobu3.1, whole genome shotgun sequence includes the following:
- the LOC126732496 gene encoding phenylcoumaran benzylic ether reductase Betv6-like isoform X3, with translation MAHKSKILIIGGTGYIGKYIVQESAKAGHPTFALVRENTASNPEKSKLIESFKSSGVTLLNGDIYQHESLVKAIKQVDVVISAVGGQQIADQVNIIAAIKEAGNIKRFLPPEFGSAMDRAKAVDPIKHHLGVKASIRRSIEAEGIPYTYLVSNGFAGYFLSNFRIAPTGGTGSFTAPPRDKVEIIGDGNTKVFFSKEEDIATYTIKAVDDPRTLNKVLHIRPPANILSFNEIVSLWEKKIGKTIEKTYLLEDQLLKKIQESPSPLNLFLSIAHSIFVKGNLTNSEVKASFGMEASELYPEVKYTTVDEYLDQFI, from the exons ATGGCTCacaaaagcaagattttgattATTGGAGGGACTGGATACATTGGAAAATACATAGTACAGGAAAGTGCGAAAGCTGGGCACCCCACTTTTGCATTGGTCAGAGAGAACACAGCTTCTAATCCTGAAAAGTCTAAACTCATTGAGAGCTTCAAGAGCTCTGGAGTGACACTTCTCAAT GGAGACATCTATCAACATGAGAGCTTGGTGAAGGCAATAAAGCAAGTCGATGTAGTTATCTCTGCAGTTGGAGGACAACAGATAGCTGATCAGGTGAATATTATTGCTGCCATCAAAGAAGCTGGAAATATCAAG AGGTTCCTCCCGCCCGAGTTTGGAAGTGCTATGGATCGTGCCAAGGCAGTCGATCCAATTAAACATCATCTCGGGGTCAAGGCTAGCATCCGAAGATCCATCGAGGCCGAAGGAATTCCATATACCTACCTTGTGTCCAATGGCTTTGCTGGGTACTTTTTGTCCAACTTCAGAATTGCACCTACTGGTGGCACTGGCAGTTTCACAGCTCCTCCAAGGGACAAAGTAGAAATTATTGGAGATGGAAACACCAAAG TATTTTTTTCCAAAGAAGAGGATATTGCGACTTATACCATAAAAGCAGTGGACGATCCAAGAACCTTGAACAAGGTCCTTCATATTAGACCCCCGGCAAATATTTTGTCCTTCAATGAGATTGTTTCCCTATGGGAGAAAAAGATTGGCAAGACCATTGAAAAAACTTATCTTCTGGAGGATCAACTTCTAAAGAAAATCCAAG AGTCTCCCAGTCCCTTAAACCTTTTCCTATCCATTGCCCATAGTATATTTGTGAAGGGAAATCTTACAAACTCTGAGGTTAAGGCTTCTTTTGGCATGGAGGCTTCAGAGCTTTATCCAGAGGTGAAATACACTACTGTGGATGAATACTTGGATCAGTTTATCTAA
- the LOC126732496 gene encoding phenylcoumaran benzylic ether reductase Betv6-like isoform X2: MAHKSKILIIGGTGYIGKYIVQESAKAGHPTFALVRENTASNPEKSKLIESFKSSGVTLLNGDIYQHESLVKAIKQVDVVISAVGGQQIADQVNIIAAIKEAGNIKRFLPPEFGSAMDRAKAVDPIKHHLGVKASIRRSIEAEGIPYTYLVSNGFAGYFLSNFRIAPTGGTGSFTAPPRDKVEIIGDGNTKVFFSKEEDIATYTIKAVDDPRTLNKVLHIRPPANILSFNEIVSLWEKKIGKTIEKTYLLEDQLLKKIQESPSPLNLFLSIAHSIFVKGNLTNSEVKASFGMEASELYPEVKYTTADEYLDQFV; encoded by the exons ATGGCTCacaaaagcaagattttgattATTGGAGGGACTGGATACATTGGAAAATACATAGTACAGGAAAGTGCGAAAGCTGGGCACCCCACTTTTGCATTGGTCAGAGAGAACACAGCTTCTAATCCTGAAAAGTCTAAACTCATTGAGAGCTTCAAGAGCTCTGGAGTGACACTTCTCAAT GGAGACATCTATCAACATGAGAGCTTGGTGAAGGCAATAAAGCAAGTCGATGTAGTTATCTCTGCAGTTGGAGGACAACAGATAGCTGATCAGGTGAATATTATTGCTGCCATCAAAGAAGCTGGAAATATCAAG AGGTTCCTCCCGCCCGAGTTTGGAAGTGCTATGGATCGTGCCAAGGCAGTCGATCCAATTAAACATCATCTCGGGGTCAAGGCTAGCATCCGAAGATCCATCGAGGCCGAAGGAATTCCATATACCTACCTTGTGTCCAATGGCTTTGCTGGGTACTTTTTGTCCAACTTCAGAATTGCACCTACTGGTGGCACTGGCAGTTTCACAGCTCCTCCAAGGGACAAAGTAGAAATTATTGGAGATGGAAACACCAAAG TATTTTTTTCCAAAGAAGAGGATATTGCGACTTATACCATAAAAGCAGTGGACGATCCAAGAACCTTGAACAAGGTCCTTCATATTAGACCCCCGGCAAATATTTTGTCCTTCAATGAGATTGTTTCCCTATGGGAGAAAAAGATTGGCAAGACCATTGAAAAAACTTATCTTCTGGAGGATCAACTTCTAAAGAAAATCCAAG AGTCTCCCAGTCCCTTAAACCTTTTCCTATCCATTGCCCATAGTATATTTGTGAAGGGAAATCTTACAAACTCTGAGGTTAAGGCTTCTTTTGGCATGGAGGCTTCAGAGCTTTATCCAGAG